The following proteins are co-located in the Flectobacillus major DSM 103 genome:
- a CDS encoding efflux RND transporter permease subunit, whose translation MRISEFSVKNYQFTLVVFLAVLSIGLYALFNMPRGEDPEFESPQFGVTIIYPGATPKDMEELVVDPFEKRINELDNIDRIRTVILDGAAVFQIEYDFSQDPEEKYQEVVREVNAIRKDLPTEILDIRVQKFRPTDVNIYQFALVSENLPYSKLKEQADELEKKLEKVKALTNIKSWGFPARKVAVELNLAKMAQDQIPVNRVLGAIQSENVNIPGGSINVTTKKFNIKTSGAYQDLNEIKNTIVYTNGSKIVYLKDIAQVKFAYEDETHLTRLNGHRCVFVTACQKQGQNIIAIRKTVDPIAASFKEQLPPSIDMVTVFDQADSVDKRLSRFAKDFGIAILLVLITLLPLGTRASIVVMISIPLSLAIGLTLLYVFGYTINQLSIVGMIVALGILVDDSIVVVENIERFMRLGIPRKQAAIDATKQIGLAVLGCTILLCFAFLPIANLPEAAGEFIRSLPMAVIFTVLASMIVSLTIVPFLSSVLLSDSHNPEGNMILRGMKRIISATYGRLMDWCLKHPRTTLTGALGVFVGVMVLAKFFLGFSLFPTSEKPMFLVNVETPVGSNMAATSQAVKFVEEKLKKVPEIKNIASNVGRFNPRIYYNVIEKGQSENTGQLFVMLQDMETSEKKALIDQLRTQLVNYPNAKIEVKDFEQGPPLEAPIAYRIFGENLDTLRSVAFKVEKLLAKHPGAIYVNNPLKVQPTDLKVVVNKEKAGLLGVNSSEIDRIVRLGIAGLNMGTYREDGEKDGYNINVSIPRTGTQQDFEVFNRLYVNNATGTAVPLKQLVDIQFETSQNQILHYDKERYITISTFLKSGYNTAKVNQEIIKELNSFKFPKGFSYRVAGEAENAEKSFGGIGVIVLITVFGMIAVLILEFRNFKSTLIVLSVIPLGIVGAILMLLLWGETLSFTAVIGFIALIGIEVKNSLLLVDFTNQLREEGHGLEEAIREAGEVRFVPIVLTSLTAIGGLIPLVVEYSELYSPLALVLIGGIISSTLLARLVTPVMYKLLPPSISQKA comes from the coding sequence ATGAGAATCTCAGAATTTTCCGTAAAAAACTATCAATTTACCCTTGTGGTATTTTTGGCAGTACTTTCAATAGGGCTTTATGCTTTATTTAATATGCCTAGGGGCGAAGACCCCGAGTTTGAATCGCCTCAATTTGGGGTTACGATTATTTATCCAGGAGCAACCCCCAAAGATATGGAGGAGCTGGTTGTAGATCCCTTTGAAAAACGCATTAATGAATTAGATAATATCGACAGAATCAGAACGGTTATTTTGGATGGAGCTGCCGTATTTCAGATAGAATACGATTTTTCGCAAGACCCCGAAGAAAAATACCAAGAGGTAGTCCGTGAAGTAAATGCAATACGCAAAGATTTACCAACCGAAATACTTGATATTAGGGTACAAAAATTCCGCCCAACCGATGTCAATATTTATCAATTTGCTTTGGTTAGCGAAAATCTGCCCTATTCCAAATTAAAAGAGCAAGCCGACGAATTAGAAAAAAAACTTGAGAAGGTAAAAGCTCTCACCAATATCAAGTCGTGGGGGTTTCCTGCTCGAAAAGTAGCCGTTGAATTGAATTTGGCCAAAATGGCTCAAGACCAAATCCCTGTAAATCGGGTTTTAGGGGCAATTCAGTCTGAAAATGTAAATATCCCTGGAGGTAGTATCAATGTCACAACCAAAAAATTTAATATAAAAACGTCTGGAGCGTACCAAGACCTTAACGAAATCAAGAATACAATTGTCTATACTAATGGAAGCAAAATAGTATATCTAAAAGACATTGCTCAAGTAAAATTTGCATACGAAGACGAAACACACCTTACCCGCTTGAACGGCCACCGTTGCGTATTTGTAACGGCTTGTCAAAAACAAGGTCAAAATATTATTGCGATTCGTAAAACGGTCGACCCAATAGCCGCATCATTTAAAGAGCAGCTGCCACCAAGTATCGACATGGTAACAGTATTTGACCAAGCAGATTCGGTCGATAAACGCCTTAGTCGTTTTGCAAAAGATTTTGGTATTGCCATTTTGTTGGTATTAATTACCCTTTTGCCCCTTGGTACACGTGCCAGTATTGTTGTAATGATTTCGATACCGCTTTCATTGGCTATTGGGCTTACGTTGTTGTATGTGTTTGGGTATACCATTAATCAGCTTTCAATAGTAGGAATGATTGTGGCACTAGGAATTTTGGTTGATGACTCCATTGTAGTTGTTGAGAATATAGAGCGATTTATGCGATTAGGAATACCACGGAAGCAGGCGGCTATAGATGCCACCAAACAAATAGGATTAGCCGTATTGGGCTGTACTATATTACTTTGTTTTGCTTTTTTGCCGATAGCTAATTTGCCAGAGGCCGCAGGCGAGTTTATCCGAAGTTTGCCAATGGCTGTGATATTTACTGTTTTAGCATCTATGATTGTTTCGTTGACCATTGTACCCTTTTTATCGTCGGTATTGTTGTCCGATTCGCACAATCCAGAAGGAAATATGATATTGAGAGGTATGAAAAGAATCATTTCAGCCACCTATGGTCGATTGATGGACTGGTGTCTAAAACACCCTCGTACAACGCTTACAGGAGCTTTAGGTGTTTTTGTGGGTGTAATGGTATTGGCCAAGTTTTTTCTAGGTTTTTCACTTTTTCCTACTTCCGAAAAGCCCATGTTTTTGGTCAATGTCGAAACGCCCGTTGGAAGTAATATGGCTGCCACTTCGCAAGCTGTAAAGTTTGTAGAAGAGAAGCTCAAGAAAGTCCCTGAAATTAAAAATATCGCCTCAAACGTTGGTCGTTTTAACCCTCGGATTTACTATAATGTTATCGAAAAAGGGCAATCCGAAAATACAGGGCAGCTATTTGTGATGTTGCAAGATATGGAAACATCAGAAAAGAAAGCTCTAATCGACCAATTAAGAACCCAGTTGGTTAATTACCCTAATGCAAAAATAGAAGTAAAAGATTTTGAGCAAGGGCCTCCTTTAGAAGCACCCATTGCTTATCGTATTTTTGGCGAAAACTTGGATACCCTCCGAAGTGTAGCTTTCAAAGTAGAAAAATTGTTGGCTAAGCATCCTGGAGCAATTTATGTCAATAATCCACTAAAAGTACAACCCACCGACCTAAAGGTAGTTGTCAACAAAGAAAAGGCAGGTTTACTAGGCGTGAATTCTTCTGAGATAGACCGAATCGTTAGGCTCGGCATTGCTGGCCTCAATATGGGAACCTATCGTGAAGATGGCGAAAAAGATGGCTATAATATCAATGTTTCTATTCCTAGAACAGGAACACAACAAGATTTTGAGGTATTTAATCGTTTGTATGTCAATAATGCTACAGGTACAGCCGTACCATTGAAGCAATTGGTTGATATTCAGTTTGAAACATCTCAAAATCAAATATTGCACTATGACAAAGAACGTTATATTACGATTTCAACTTTTCTGAAGTCAGGATATAATACAGCCAAAGTAAATCAGGAGATAATCAAAGAACTCAATTCATTTAAGTTTCCTAAAGGGTTTTCGTACCGTGTAGCAGGCGAAGCAGAAAATGCAGAAAAATCTTTTGGAGGCATAGGGGTAATAGTTCTGATAACTGTCTTTGGTATGATTGCTGTTCTTATTCTTGAATTTAGGAATTTTAAATCAACATTAATTGTACTGTCGGTTATTCCATTGGGTATTGTTGGGGCTATCTTAATGCTATTACTTTGGGGCGAAACCCTATCGTTTACGGCTGTTATTGGCTTTATTGCACTTATAGGAATAGAAGTGAAAAACTCCTTATTACTGGTTGATTTTACCAATCAACTTCGAGAAGAAGGGCACGGCTTAGAAGAAGCAATTCGAGAAGCGGGCGAGGTTCGTTTTGTACCTATCGTACTAACATCCCTAACAGCCATTGGTGGTTTGATACCGCTTGTTGTTGAATATTCTGAGCTTTATTCGCCATTGGCTCTTGTATTGATTGGCGGTATTATTAGCTCAACATTATTGGCTCGATTGGTTACTCCTGTAATGTATAAGCTTTTGCCACCAAGTATTAGTCAAAAGGCGTAA
- a CDS encoding efflux RND transporter periplasmic adaptor subunit, whose protein sequence is MKTIYKLSLYALVALLMVTSCGKKKAHNKTTLDDTVIPVKLVDVALANATEPIKASGLISSLHEARLSFKTGGIIEKIWVREGQTIRKGQLLASLNLTEINAQVQQAQENVIKIERDLRRVSNLYRDSVATLEQVQNLTTSLSVAKQGLQIAQYNQGYSKIYASTNGVVVKKMMNEGEYANVGVPIFFVNAASANDWVVKVGIADKDWTRLKLGDHASIQLDAFPDTQFQAIVTTLSQGADQASGLYQAELKLNTQGKKIATGLFAKALINPSIKQQLPSVPVDAIIEGNGDEAFVYTIENGKAKRIALVIAYINNQRAFVQSGLTGITQVITDGSAYLVEGAKVKVVQ, encoded by the coding sequence ATGAAGACAATATACAAGCTCTCATTATATGCCCTTGTTGCTTTATTGATGGTAACGAGTTGCGGCAAGAAAAAAGCCCATAACAAAACCACACTCGACGATACCGTAATACCTGTAAAATTGGTAGATGTAGCCCTAGCCAATGCTACAGAGCCTATCAAAGCTTCGGGCTTGATAAGTTCGTTGCACGAAGCCCGGTTGTCGTTTAAAACAGGAGGTATTATTGAAAAAATATGGGTAAGAGAAGGCCAAACGATTCGTAAAGGACAGCTTTTGGCAAGCCTTAATCTTACCGAAATTAACGCTCAGGTACAGCAAGCTCAAGAAAATGTTATCAAAATAGAGCGTGATTTAAGAAGAGTAAGCAACCTTTACCGAGACTCGGTAGCTACTTTAGAGCAAGTTCAAAATCTTACAACGTCGTTGAGTGTAGCCAAACAAGGGTTACAGATAGCACAATATAACCAAGGGTATTCTAAAATTTATGCTTCTACCAATGGGGTGGTAGTGAAAAAAATGATGAACGAAGGTGAATATGCCAATGTTGGTGTTCCTATCTTTTTTGTCAATGCAGCCAGTGCCAACGACTGGGTGGTGAAGGTTGGTATTGCCGACAAAGACTGGACTCGCCTAAAACTAGGCGACCACGCCAGTATTCAGCTCGACGCTTTTCCAGATACCCAATTTCAGGCTATCGTTACGACTTTGTCACAAGGAGCAGACCAAGCTTCGGGTTTGTACCAAGCCGAGCTAAAACTGAATACCCAGGGCAAGAAAATAGCGACAGGGTTATTTGCCAAAGCATTGATTAATCCTTCTATCAAACAACAATTACCCTCTGTGCCTGTCGATGCAATTATTGAAGGCAATGGCGATGAGGCTTTTGTGTACACTATCGAAAATGGTAAAGCCAAGCGAATCGCTTTGGTAATAGCCTATATCAACAACCAAAGGGCTTTTGTACAAAGTGGGCTAACGGGCATTACACAGGTAATTACCGATGGTTCGGCGTATTTGGTAGAAGGAGCAAAAGTAAAAGTGGTTCAATAA